The following proteins are encoded in a genomic region of Toxotes jaculatrix isolate fToxJac2 chromosome 3, fToxJac2.pri, whole genome shotgun sequence:
- the dynlrb1 gene encoding dynein light chain roadblock-type 1: MAEVEETLKRIQSQKGVQGIIIVNSEGIPVKTTLDNSSTVQYAGLIHQLVMKARSTVRDIDPQNDLTFLRVRSKKNEIMIAPDKDYFLIVIQNPSD; the protein is encoded by the exons atg GCTGAAGTGGAAGAAACTCTGAAGAGGATCCAGAGTCAGAAAGGAGTGCAGGGAATCATCATCGTCAATTCAGAGG GAATCCCCGTCAAGACGACGCTGGACAACTCCAGCACGGTGCAGTATGCAGGACTGATCCACCAGCTGGTGATGAAGGCCAGGAGCACCGTACGAGACATCGACCCCCAGAATGACCTCACCTTCCTGCGGGTCCGCTCCAAGAAGAACGAGATAATGATCGCtccag ATAAGGATTATTTCTTGATCGTCATTCAGAACCCCTCAGACTGA